GATAAGGGGCCTGCCGTAAAAGATGCTCCCAGCGCTCAGTGGTGGGTTAAAGAACGCATAATCCCTTCTCTTTTTAAACCTTTATTGAAACACAACATCATTTACCACATTAACATCAATTACGAATGCCTTTGGCAGTTTAAAGCTTCTCCACCGTCAAATAGTTACCACCGATGGGTGAAAGAATGAACGATTTCGGATCAAACACGATCCGCTCGGGTGTTTGGGCGGATGGGAAGAAGCGAAAGGAGCGCAGCAAGGTCACCAGACCCACCTTAACCTGCATCATGCCGAAGCGCATCCCGATACACATCCGCGGTCCCTCGCCGAACGGTAAAAACGTGTAGGCCGGACGCTTCTGGCACTCGTCAGCCGAAAACCGACCCGGATCGAACCGTTCCGGATCGGGATAGTGTTCGGGATCGCGATGAATGCCAAACACCGGCACCTGAACCCCGACATTACGCGGAATCACATGGTCCGTGCCGGGGATCGTATAATCCTGTGCCGTCATCCGTAGGGTAGTCTCCAGCGGTGGATATTTGCGGAGCGTTTCTGGGAAATAACGATGCACTTTGTTTAGTTACTTCGTTCGCTTTGTTAACATTTGAACGCTCTTACCATTAACCACCTGTCCGAGGTACTCCTGGTCCATCACTACCTCGTACGTCAGCTTTCCGTCGTTGGTTTCGATCGCACGATTAATCTCCTCCCGCAAACGCTCCTGTACGTCGGGGTTTTTCGCCAGCTCGTACAGACAAAAGTTCATCACCGTCGAGGACGTCTCGAAACCGGCCACGAAAAAGATAAACACTTGCGCCGCCAGCTCGTTCATCGTCATACCCACGCCGCTCGGTCCGGTGTGGCCGCCGTCCTGCTCCGCAAGGCATCCCTTGTTTTTGATCTGCAGCAGCAGGTTCAGGAAATCGTTCCGCTGCACATCGTTCCGTTCGCGATACTCAACCGTTTCGTGGACGAGATTAAGGAAGAACTGCTCCAGATCGTCGTCCGTCACCTTAACGCCCAGCTTCGTGGCCGTGCCCTTGAACAGCATCGCGAATGTCATTTTCAGCATCGCAACCAGCCGGTGCTCGAAAACCCGTTTGCCGTACTTGAGGAACTCCGAGTCCGGATTATCGAGCGTATTGCACTCGATGCCGAACGCACACGTCCCGATCACGTCCGTGGTAAACCGTGCCAGCACATCCTTCATCTCGATCTCGCGATCGATGTTTGCCAGCATGTGCTTGTGCAGCTCTTCTGCAACCTGCAGCATCGTGCCGAACATTTGCTTCATCCGGCCAGAGCTAAACGTCGGTGTCAGCTTCTGGCGCATCTCACGCCATTCGTGGCCCTCGAGCGCAAACAGATTGCCGGACAGCGGGTCGACGCGGGAGTTGCTGTAAATGCCACGGTCGTGGAACACGGTGAAATCCTTCACCAGTATCGTTTTCACCAGCTCGATGTCACACACCATCAGTATGGGCATGAAGAAAAAGCTGTACCCAACGTAGCGTTCGCCTTGCTCCTTGGCGTAGTTGTAGATTTCCTGCGTGACGTATGCCGCATGCTTGGTGCTTCCATTGCCTTCCATTTGACCAAACAACAGGCTCGGGTTGGGCTTGCACGGGAAGCCTCTCCTACGCCAGAAGCTGTGTCTCTCGCGCAGGAATAGATAAGCAACCGtcagcaacaacaccacgcCCAGCAGTATCACTCCGACCAGCGCCATGGTGAGGCTTCTAGCAACACCAACTGCTAAAACGAAACTGATGCTCACCGATCGATCAAGTCCCAGTCCAACTAAAACTCACGGCGTTCACTTGCTTACTTAAAACACGAATACTCTCCTCTCTTTTGGACACAAGTCGTTAAAATTCCGACATTACCACCCCTGGGATCGCTTCCCGCAAGCCAAACTCGGATTTATTCacataaacaaatcaacataTGGTTAACATTAAGCGTGTAATACCGTGCGATGACGCCATCCGCAGGAGCGCAAAGGTTCGATACAGCTGATCGTAAGAATTCGTAACAAGAAGCAACCTTCTATTAATAGTTCGCACCACACTTTCGCTATTACAAACATGGTGTATCGCTGAGCATGATGTGCTGCCGGCCAGCAGGCCCCGTACTATATCTTCTCCACATGCAGATAGTTCCCACTGTCCGGGGACAGAATGAACACGTTTGGCATGAAGCGAATAGTGTCGGGTGTTTTCTCTGTCGGCGAAAAGCGGAACTGGCGCAGCAGCTGGATAAGGCCCACCTTGGTCTGCATCATGCCAAACCGCAGCCCAATACAAACCCGCGGTCCTTCGCCGAACGGCAGGTACACGTACGGTGGGCGTGCATTCGCCACCTCCGGCCGGAACCGTTCCGGGTCGAAGCGCTCCGGGTCGGGATAGTAGTCCGGATCGTGATGCAGTGCGTAGATCGGTATCTGCACCATCGTACCCTTCGGGATGATGTGTTTCGTGCCGGGGACGGTGTAGTCCTGCTCGGGGCTGCGCGTGATCGTCTCCAGCGGTGGGTACTTGCGAAGCGTTTCTGTAATGAACCACACGGGAGCGAACAGTTGCTACTTGACTCACAAATTCACCGAGCGCACGAACTTACCATCGACGACCATGTTCAGATACTCGACACCCATCACCACGTCGTACGTCAGCTCGCCCCCGTTGCGCTCGATCGCACGGTTTATTTCCTGCCGGAGCCGTTCCTGCAGCTCGGAGTTTTTCGCCAGCTCGTACAGACAGAAGTTCATCGTGGTGGAGGACGTTTCGAAACCGGCCAAAAAGAAGATAAACACTTGCGCGGCCAGCTCGTTCTGCGTCATGCCGACCTCACCCTTGCCAACGtgctcctcctcctcttcccaCAGCTTTCCCGTGTTTTTAATCTGGAGCAGCAAGTTTAGAAAATCGTTCCGCTTCACATTGTTCGACTCGCGGTACTCGACCGTTTCCCGCACGAGATTGAGGAAGAACGATTCCACCTCGGCATCGGTAATTTTCAGCATAAACGTGGGCCAGTACTTGCGCACCAACAGCATGAAAATGATCTTTATCAACGTGGACACCTTCTGTTCGAACACCTTGTTGCCGTACTTGAGGAACTCCGAGTCCGGGTTCTTCAGCGTGTTACACTCAATCCCGAACGCACACGTCCCGATCACGTCCGTCGTGTACCGTGCCAGTATGTCCTTCATTTCCAGCTCCTCCCGGTGCGAGTGTTCGTCCACGTAGGTGCCCAGCCTCACCGCCACCTCCTGAATCGTGCCGaacatttgcttcattttgccCGACGTGAACGTGGGTGTTAGCTTTTGGCGCAAAATCTTCCACGGCTTGCCGTGCATTGCGAACAGCGTGCCGGACAGGGGATCTACCTCGGGATCGCTGAAGACCCCGCGGTCGTGAAAGATGTGGAAATCCTTCACCAGGATCGCCTTGATCACGTCCGGCTCGATCAGCATCACGCCCGGTATGATGAACATGTTGAAACCACCGAACGCTTCACCACGCTTCTTCAGCGCCCGGTAGATGTCGCTGGTGACATACGATGCATGCCGCTCGGTGTTGATGCCCTTCACGTGTCCGAACAGCAGCTTTTGACCGGGAATGGTTGGGAAGCCACGGCTACTCCAGTAGTTGGACCGACTGCGCACGAACCAATACAGTCCCGACGCGACTACGAACAGTAACGATAAAATTGTAGTTGCCAGCTCCatcgtgcagcgtgcaccttGAAGGCCAGTCAACGCACTACTGAGCGGTCGAACCCGATCAGACACCGTGGAGGAGCGACACAAAAGAGCGAACAAGCATACGGTTTAGGGAAGGGATGGATTCACGTTCACGCACACATGCGAACCCGCTCAATTAAAGCGTGTTGTTTTGGTAGAGAACGATGATTTCACGCACAAGATCGCATCTGCTAGCAGGGGTTGTTGTCTAACGATTCGTTGGAaagggttctttttttatttagaaaaCAAATCTCACGTTATTCGCGCTCACGATTTGTAACACTCAAACAGTCATAAATATCGATGCCATACGAACCAAACGATAGTGAAGTAAACGAATATCCCGCCCGCAGATAAGTGACAACGCAATGCCAATGACTTGCCAAAACATTGCCAATGTGTTCCAAAACATCGAACGTACCCTTCGTTTTTCGATAACCACCACCAAAGGGTGGTCTCTTATCACATTTCCTAAACCCGCGCCACGTTCAAGTACATCCCACTGTTTGGTGCCAGCACGAGCGAGCGCGGTTTAAAGGTAACCTTCTCCGGCGTACGGTCCACATCCAGCGAGAAGCGAAACGAGCGCAACATCGCCACCAAACCAACCTTCACAAGCATCAGACCAACTGTGGCCCCAATACAGTGCCTCGGTCCCGAACCGAACGGCATGAATGGTGCACCGTCCCGTACGTTACGCGACTTCGGCGCACCGGCAAACCGTTCCGGATCGTAAACCTCCGGGTCCGGGTAATACTCGGCGTCGTGATGTAACGCATGTACTGGCACCACCAACACTGTCCCGCGAGGAATGGTCCCGAAATGGTCCACCGGGTAGTCGGTACTCGCAACGCGAAACAGGAAATCCACCGGCGGATACATGCGCAGCGTTTCTGGATGGGGAAATACAGCGTTAGTGCACGTGGCGCTCATCCTCAAACGGTTGAAATAATGCTTTATGATTACCATTCACCACCTGATCCAAGTAGCCGAGTGACATCACCATGTCGTAGCTCAGCTGGCCATCGGTTTCATCCAGGGCGGCCACGATGGCCGCGCGTAACCGCTCCTGCACGGTGCCATTTTTGGCCAGCTCGTACAGACAGAAGCTCATCAAACTGGCGGACGTTTCGAACCCGGCAATAAAGAACGAATAGCACTGTCCGGCGACCTGCGTCATATCGAGCCGCTCCGTGGCCTTCATCgccagcagctgctgcaggaaGTCACGCTTCACCAGCTGGTAGCTCTCCCGGTGCAGCACGGTCGACCGGCACAGCTGCAGGAAGAACGTTTCCACGCACGGTTCGCTCACGCACAGCTGCAGCGCGTCGGCCACTCGCCGGAAACCGTACCCGAACCGCAGCTTCCACATCCGCCTCCGGCTGCAGCGGAACGCCCGGTAGCCCATCGCGCGAAACTCCGTCCCCGGGTCGCGTATCGTGCGGCAATCGATCCCGAACGCACAGCTACCGATCACGTCCGTCGTGTAGCGCGCCATCAGATCCGTCCACTCGAGGTCGCGCCGTTTGCTTTGCGCACCGATGTACACCGCCAGCGTCTGCGCGATGCGGACCGTGGTTGGAAACATGGTCCGCACGCTGCCCGCCCCAAACGCCGGCCCCAGCTGTTGCCGCATTCGGTGCCATCGTTCACCAGCGAGCGAGAACAACGTTTCGCTGCTTAGCGGATTCGCGTTCGCGCTAGCGTACAGGCCACGGTCCTGGAACTGGGCGAAATCCTTCACCAGCACACGCTCGATCAACGCGCGATCGATGATCAGCAGCAAGGGCGAAAAGTACAGATTAAAACCACCGGCCGGTAGCTGACGGTCGCGAAACTCCCGGTACAGCGCCTGCAGGATGGTGACGGTGTGGTGCGTTGCCGCCAGCCCTGCCACGTTGCCGTACAGTAGATGGGGATTCCGGGCTGCCGGTATACCGTGCCGGAGCCAGTACGTTTGCCGACGACGCAAAAACCACCGGATGGCGGTGATGCCGGCCACCACGACCGCACACGGGAATAACACCCACGAAAACGCGACCATGACGAACGGGCACTACGGGCCAAAATGAAGGGGGGTTCGGACACTCGCACGCTACGGGGTTACCGTTTCGGTTACCGCCCGTGGGCTTATCTTATTGCCTCGCTGGAACACATCGATAGCGGATGCGTATCGTTCAATGTTTGCAATCTTGCAATGACTTATCGAACGCTAAGACCACCGTGGAAATGGTGAACCTTGaggctttgttttgcattcaatGTCTGGCTTTCCCTTTGTTTCTTTGTGCTGCTGTCCTGTTCAGAACTGGTGGAATGAGGTGTTCCTGTTCTCTATGTGTCTGGATGCGTTTACTTTCAAATATTCCATATTTAAGCTATTAAAATTAAGGTTTTTATCGCATAAAGCAGTATTTCTTCCAAAGCTCTTGAACCAACGTGAATAATCTCAAAATGATTCAACTGTCACGAACAGCCCTCGCTTGTAGCTCAAAATCTCTCCAAACCCACCAGCAAACTGATAAACATCGTTTGTTAGCGTTCAGATTTTCAAACATGTGTAGCGcgttgcctacatttaggcgtctagaaaaacaaacatcgcaACAGCTCCGCCCAGCAAAGATTTTAGCACATTTACAAATAATCCGTACATAAACTCGTGTTCTAATGTGCAACTACTTCTCTCCTCTCTCTTCACTCTCTCAGAACACCGTAGATAAGTTAGTACAGCGTGCAAATGCTTCCATCCTGATCGGTACCTCATCGTGGAAGGAACAGTTCGTTGAAGCGATGACTGTCAGCGCCGGTAAGTGTTACCCCGGTTCGTTCCGTATCGCGTGCGGACCCAACCATGTTCGTATGGTTAACAGCACGTTCTCCGCGTTTACAGGTGACGATGACGGCGAGAACGAAGGTGAAGAACCACCGACGCCTAGCTGTATGGACTACATTATGCACTTTGTCACCCTGTTCTGGAAGATTATCTTTGCCTTTATTCCACCAACCGGTAAGTTACGTGAACGATTGTCATATTTGATACCGTTTCGGGCCGGCACGGCACCATCGTCGATCATTATCGTCTAGTGCGACTCGTAACAAACGGACAAGAGCACATAAAACATGGACACATTTCAGGCGGCTCCATTATTACCATCGGCCCTTTTGCTGATTAAAACTTTCCATTAGCCATGTAACCCAATTACACGGAACCGGTTTCCGGCAGCAAACGGATCATAAAGTGTTCCGTACGGAAGTGCTTTTATCGCCTCAACAGCTCCGAGACGGATTTTAACTGAGCTCATTTGACGAAATTAATCTCCAGCTGCCGAATGGGGTTCGGGGTGGGGGGACATCTGTTTTGAAGTCTCCGGCATGCGCGCCGCTGTACAAACAGCGGTCATGttaataaagtttaaaaatcCCTTCCATTTGACGCATTCATGTTGCACGATGGAAAAGGGTGCAAACGAGCGCTCATGAAAATTTTGCACGCCAATAAAGCGAACAGATAATAGCTTCTCCACAGAAAtgtgtacggttttttttgcacgattCTTACACATGGCTATGGGTAGCTTTAAGATTCCATTCGGGGAAGATTCCATTACAAAATTTGAAGCATTGTATCCACATTCACATGCACTgccaaacagaaacaaatctCCAAACGCACTCCAGCAAGAATGCTTCAACAGAAAAATTCCATTCCGACTCgttaaaccaacaacaaaccgtACAGCGGTACAGACGGATGGTGGTTCGTAATATTGTGTGCCTAACTTTAACATGCCCAAAAGCGGAGCATGCCATATTTGCTTCGCTCCATTCATAAAGGTTCGGTCGGTTTGGGTTCATTTCAGGGGGCCATCCTTACAAATCGTTAGCCGTCCTGGTGGAAAGGAATTTTTCATCCTATTACTCCACTCGTTGTGTGGAGCACACCACACAGCTAACAGCTGGGGAAGAGCCGGAATTTACGGCCATAATAGCATGCCTTTATCCAGCGTTACACACCCACATCGTGCCGGGTGCCGTTTTGGACAGTTTCCTAAACGCGTTGTACCGTACCAATTGAATGGTTTTCGCGGGGTCGTAGACTAGAACGTCGCAGAAGCCCGGCCTTGCGAGATGGCctcatattttcatttcctttgatATGTCTTTAGTCAAATACGTACGAGTGCTAGAAAAATATTGCGCTTACAAAAGTACCTTCCAgtaataaatattgatttgtCAATTTCTATAAAGAATCGTAGAATTTGCTTACAATCAACTCCAACAGTCAACTCCCTTACAATGAGAACATCTTTAAACGAATTCTTTAAACTTCGCATAACGAGCATTTGGATTCGTGGAACTCTTGTTGAGTGAAGAAACTTCAACTTCATATATTCAACTTCATTAAACTGTACTCTGTGTAATGCCCCCAGAGAAGCAACCATTAATGTGCTTCTGACCAATAGTTCAGAATTGATAATGATAACATCAAGGAGCTTTCTGCAGGAGCACTTTGGGAGATATATCCTCTCAAGAAGTTACGGAATTACTCATGCAAAGCAAAAACTTTCCTCAATCTCCTGAATACATTCTGAAAGTTTTGGAAAACACGGTATGTATTTTcttggaaacaaacattatccACACGACAATGTCTGAGGCTCTACGAGGGAATGTCGTGTATGGGACAGATCCACTATTTTGTGACAACGATCAAACATAAATTTAGCTAGTacattttcataactttttttaactttttaattttaacttttgACTTTTTTCCATAACTTAAACAAGGATCAACAAATTTTAAGCTCTTTGGTTGAGCTTTATTTTAAAGGTTTAATggattttattgtaaataaaatgaaggGAACCTTTCaaaatttatggaaaattaCTAAAACAATGGCACTAATTAGACTAATTGCAAAACAGTTGACTGTAACTCCAATTTGAAACAGTTTATAAAATCTTCATTACATCATGGTTAAACGAACTTAAACGTCGCTGGTAAACGTTCCTCAGCAAAAGGATCCTTCAATTGGTTCCATTAAATATCTTCCATCCATGTCTACGGAGCGCAGCTAGACAAACCGCTTTCCACGCCACTATGCTGGTatggaaaattcaattgtAATGGATGGAAATGTGGAGAAGTGATATATGTGCATGGCGTTATCCATTCGCCCGTCCTGGTCCCTGGTGGATGTGATCTTTCCCGAGCTGGCCTGTGGGTTGTGGCATTCGAAAACTGTCACAGGACCATTTGCAAAAGTCATGGTCTGGTGCATCATGACCTGTCCCGTGGCTGCAGATATAGAGCGCACCTACAAAACCAGCCAGTACAGCCCCAAAAGGGATTACTGCGCTATCGTACGTGGTTTCCCCGAAGCTTGTTTCTGCTGCCGGAATGTGCCACCACGCGCCGTACGCCGCTTTACAAGGTTATGTTAACCACCATTCCCCCGGAGCCGTTCCTGGGGGCGGCAATGAAATACTGCCCGTTTACAGCGAAGCGACTAGGTGGTACTTTGAGTAAACGTTGTTTGCAAGCAGTTTACATGCATGTGGCAACATGGAACGTCAACCGGAACAACTCGGTTTTGATGCACTCCGGGCGGGAGAACAGTTTGATGGGTACGACACATGGTTGGCCATCACGTTGCGAGTAATCCAACGCTGGCGGAATTACCAGCTCACATGTCCGCAAGGTTCGATGCCACCGTACAGACGAACCATGGTCGGCTTATCCAATATTAATAATCATGGAAACATTATCACCCTTcactgcacacacaaaactgcaACACAGTGCCCGATGGATAATTCTTCAATATGACACATCTTCCCATCTCGCCCGGATTAATGTCCACCATCAATCATGCCACAAGAATGGCACCGCACcaattcatcaatcttccggCCAAACGAGACCCCTTCCATCCGTGCGCGTGAAAGTCACTGCGCGTTAATGCATACATGGTCGGGTTCGGGGTGCGAAAAGTTATCTAAAAGAACaacacatgtgtgtgtgtgcgccatGAGCGGAAGTGCTGTCAGGAAATGTGTCAAAGTTTTCACTGCTTCGACTGCATTTGCTGTTCACGCGCTGCTTCTGATGCTTACGGTGAGAACACGCGAGATAACCAGCGCAGATGTTTGGAGGTTCGAGGGAAAAAGTTATTAAACAAGCACGCGTCAGGCAGCAAGCAAGTAGTTGAAAGCCAAGCCGGGATATTGAACCGATTAATCGTGCCTGTTGAAAGAAGTATTAAGCTGTTCGAAAGTATTGTTTGGAACGTTTTAATCTACCCGCTCCCCGCTGGCTTAATGCTACATGGCACTCAGAGGATGTGCAATCGAAACATCCCACATTGGAAGGGATGGCCCGTCTTGGTCGTAAGATCTCGAGTAGCCAAATGAGTACTTACGGAATACGTAGAAAATATTGgcagggagcaaaaaaaaccgatggcCAGCAGGGAGATGAATTATATGCCCGTACACGCAGCGAGAGCAGCATTGCATTAGCATAAGGGTGCTCCAGAGGATGTACGTCCCCTAGACCCTTCGGGTTTGGGCAACACTTGACCGAGTTTTTGCTAGGTGCACCGAGAACTTACCGCCTTACCGCATGCATTCTAAGCACCTGGAGTGGATAGTGTGCGTTACATCCTTGCTTTGCATGCTGTTTTTACTtatccgtttcctcttcgccGCATACTTAATTCCAGACATGTCCGGAGGATATCTGTGCTTCGTCGTATCCATCTTCTGCATCGGTGTCGTGACGGCCATCATCGGCGATGTCGCATCACATTTCGGCTGTACGCTCGGCATCAAGGATTCAGTCACTGCCATTATCTTCGTTGCGCTGGGAACGAGTATACCAGGTATTTCCGTCGCTCAACCGTGCCAACGCATCAAACGCGTGCAACTAAAACCCCCTTGCCTTCCATTGCTAGATACGTTCGCCAGTAAGGTTGCTGCCATACAGGACAAGTACGCCGATGCGAGCGTCGGTAACGTGACGGGAAGCAATGCGGTCAATGTGTTTCTGGGCATCGGTGTCGCCTGGACGATTGCTGCCTGCTACCACAGCTTCCACGGTCGGGAGTTTGAAGTCGAGCCCGGAACGTAAGTGTGGAGCAACGCGCGTGTGGTAGGATGGCCACCGACTAACACTTCCCGTTTGCCGCAATTTTAGGTTGGCTTTCTCCGTGACGCTGTTCTGCACGGAGGCGCTAGTTGCGATCGTTGTGCTGATGATCCGAAGGAATCCCAAAATCGGCGGAGAGCTCGGTGGTCCCAAGAAAGCCAAAATCGTTACCTCAATATTCTTCTTCTCGCTGTGGATCGTGTATCTGCTGATCAGCAGCTTGGAGGCTTACGGCATCATCAAGGGTTTCTAAACGGTGTCCAAACGCCGTACACCGCAAACTGGAGATAGAATGAGAGACGAACAGGCAGTGAAGCGAAGGAACGGGGAAGTAGTTCTGCAAAAACCCAAAAGTCAACGACAATTGTGCTGCCACCAGAGGCAAATGCACCGCAATCGTTTATCCGTTCTCCGTGCAGCATCCAGACTGTGGGTCGCTTCCAATCGCCAATCCGGAACCTTGATGGGCAGGCTAACACAAAGCTAGGAAGAAATCGGGAAGAAGCTAgcttcaaaaacaaacagaaaaaaacacacaaacacacagatgAAGACAATTTTAAAGGTAACGCGAACCCCTTTTCCACACCCCAAATCCATACATCTTTCTagctaacacacacacacactgcgcTGGATCAGTTGGCTGGAACGATCGCGCGATCGGTCGACGCTGccgtgtttattgttttgttttgtttagtgccgtttacattttatgtcgtttttttttttcgttactttgtttttctctttgttaTTGATCGTTATGCTGTTTGCAAAAAGCATCCTTTTACCCCAACCGCCAGGCCGTGTGTCTTAGACGTGTCGCCTTAGGTTCTTGTTtgtaaatgtaattttaacCGTAAGTGAGAGACCGAGAGAAGGTGGGTGGAGGTGGAGACGTTATGTGGGGGAAGGGAAGACGTGGACAGGCGTTAAAGAGGCAAAGCGAATGCGTTAGAGCGTATAAATAGTTATATTCGTTATTACGTGCTAGttgttaagcaaaaaaaaacaaaacaaaacaaaacaaaagagaagaaaacagaagaaaactatttaaacAAAGCGAAGTGAGCGATGAACGGTGGGCGAGTGTAGTACTAGCAGTAGAAACCACCCATTAGCAGCCGCCAGATAAGCATGTTGCGATGATGAAATGGGCGGTGGAAACCCCTTCAAAACGTAAAGGAGATAACAGAGCAAACACTCAACCAACTACTACCACGAAATACAATATGCCAAATTTGTTGAAACTTTGTAGTATAGTGTATGTAGGGTGCGAATGGTACtagcaggtgtgtgtgtggtagaCAAAGGTTTTCCGCGAGCAACAAAACAGAGACGGAAAACACGAACCGAAACACAAAGTAAGCTACGATCATGAATGCATGCGGTACGGTTACGCAGCCAAGAGTTCCCAGTCAGTTCGGGGCGGGAATATGGGAGTTCGCGAGGAAGATATTACTTTTAGATGGTACGATTTACTTATTAGCATGTCCCCGTTACGGCTGGAAGGGTTGGTTTTGTAACGTTGCTAGCTAAAACTCTTACGACACCCTCCCGTACACCGATCGTACGCGGCACAAAGACAAAGCGAAAcaagcagagagagagagagagagagctcgCGCGCGAAAGGGAGAGCGATCGTGGTGAAGCAATGGAGaaatgcttttcctttttcgttaCTCGTAAAATGTACCACGTTTATTCTAGAGCGACgcgggaaacaaaacatgccGCCTCGAAACCATTCTAGTCAGCGAGGACGTTCGTTATAATAGCGTGAATGTGTGTAAACATAACCCCAAATCGGAAGGAAAAGGCGGAATTGAATGTGCGTGTACGCGTACGCCATTTTGCGTGGGTCTCTAGCGTAGTTCTAGTGTACGAACAAACAGC
This region of Anopheles marshallii chromosome 2, idAnoMarsDA_429_01, whole genome shotgun sequence genomic DNA includes:
- the LOC128709290 gene encoding probable cytochrome P450 6a13 — translated: MELATTILSLLFVVASGLYWFVRSRSNYWSSRGFPTIPGQKLLFGHVKGINTERHASYVTSDIYRALKKRGEAFGGFNMFIIPGVMLIEPDVIKAILVKDFHIFHDRGVFSDPEVDPLSGTLFAMHGKPWKILRQKLTPTFTSGKMKQMFGTIQEVAVRLGTYVDEHSHREELEMKDILARYTTDVIGTCAFGIECNTLKNPDSEFLKYGNKVFEQKVSTLIKIIFMLLVRKYWPTFMLKITDAEVESFFLNLVRETVEYRESNNVKRNDFLNLLLQIKNTGKLWEEEEEHVGKGEVGMTQNELAAQVFIFFLAGFETSSTTMNFCLYELAKNSELQERLRQEINRAIERNGGELTYDVVMGVEYLNMVVDETLRKYPPLETITRSPEQDYTVPGTKHIIPKGTMVQIPIYALHHDPDYYPDPERFDPERFRPEVANARPPYVYLPFGEGPRVCIGLRFGMMQTKVGLIQLLRQFRFSPTEKTPDTIRFMPNVFILSPDSGNYLHVEKI
- the LOC128709291 gene encoding probable cytochrome P450 6a14; the protein is MALVGVILLGVVLLLTVAYLFLRERHSFWRRRGFPCKPNPSLLFGQMEGNGSTKHAAYVTQEIYNYAKEQGERYVGYSFFFMPILMVCDIELVKTILVKDFTVFHDRGIYSNSRVDPLSGNLFALEGHEWREMRQKLTPTFSSGRMKQMFGTMLQVAEELHKHMLANIDREIEMKDVLARFTTDVIGTCAFGIECNTLDNPDSEFLKYGKRVFEHRLVAMLKMTFAMLFKGTATKLGVKVTDDDLEQFFLNLVHETVEYRERNDVQRNDFLNLLLQIKNKGCLAEQDGGHTGPSGVGMTMNELAAQVFIFFVAGFETSSTVMNFCLYELAKNPDVQERLREEINRAIETNDGKLTYEVVMDQEYLGQVVNETLRKYPPLETTLRMTAQDYTIPGTDHVIPRNVGVQVPVFGIHRDPEHYPDPERFDPGRFSADECQKRPAYTFLPFGEGPRMCIGMRFGMMQVKVGLVTLLRSFRFFPSAQTPERIVFDPKSFILSPIGGNYLTVEKL
- the LOC128709294 gene encoding cytochrome P450 6a2-like gives rise to the protein MVAFSWVLFPCAVVVAGITAIRWFLRRRQTYWLRHGIPAARNPHLLYGNVAGLAATHHTVTILQALYREFRDRQLPAGGFNLYFSPLLLIIDRALIERVLVKDFAQFQDRGLYASANANPLSSETLFSLAGERWHRMRQQLGPAFGAGSVRTMFPTTVRIAQTLAVYIGAQSKRRDLEWTDLMARYTTDVIGSCAFGIDCRTIRDPGTEFRAMGYRAFRCSRRRMWKLRFGYGFRRVADALQLCVSEPCVETFFLQLCRSTVLHRESYQLVKRDFLQQLLAMKATERLDMTQVAGQCYSFFIAGFETSASLMSFCLYELAKNGTVQERLRAAIVAALDETDGQLSYDMVMSLGYLDQVVNETLRMYPPVDFLFRVASTDYPVDHFGTIPRGTVLVVPVHALHHDAEYYPDPEVYDPERFAGAPKSRNVRDGAPFMPFGSGPRHCIGATVGLMLVKVGLVAMLRSFRFSLDVDRTPEKVTFKPRSLVLAPNSGMYLNVARV